TAATCAAAATTCCAAAAACTGCTACCTTTAGTAACATTGACGACATTGAGATATTGATCGTTGTTATGCGTGCAACATTTTTTGCTGTTATATATAATTAACTTGGACTTAAGTTTAATTTATATTGGAAGTTCTACAAATaacttattttgcaaaaaaaaattactgtaaCTTTTTCAGCTGACGGGGTAACACCGGGTTGTAGCCTGTCTTTTTATTTTGGCCGAAGTggcaggaaatttttttttgcaaaaattattacACCCGAAATGTTGTATCGCTGTACGTGTTCCGCTGAATTTGTGACACACCGTATGCTGACACTTAGCATTCCACACGAAACGCCGAGTCGCCAAGGTAGTTCATGGTCATGCTATGGACATACAAAATAGCAAATGCGATCTATTTATATGGACCCACTACACGAATTCTTGTGTACTAGTAGTTATCAATAGTATCTAATCCTGTGAACTAATATCTACAGGAGATTTTACTGTGAACAGGAGTTCACTGTGGACTTCACTGTGAACATTTGTGTTTAAATTGCGaaaatctaatatagaaatagTTGAGATAACCACTTGTGGCGACAATTATCTTACTGATTGTAGTACAATAGCCTTATTTCGTGTGTTCAGAATGGTTTCGTGCAGCTTTATTATACCTGAAGTTATATATTGAAAATATACCACCATTGATAACAGGCGTTAGAATCTTATCAAATTTACTAAAATCAAACGAACGTTGTTGTGGAGGCAAAATATCTACCTAACCATAGGCATACTGTCTGGCATAACAGGTATCCCATATTCTTGTTATTCCATCTAGTTCTGAATTTTTCAATAACCCGGAGTATAGATTGCCagatcatttataacatttcaaaatccaaGGTCTCCTAATTAGTCATTCACTAATGCCATCAGTCATTCACAGTCCACTGGTTTCCAGTGCTATCTTAACCTCTTCTTATCGGGTCCCATTTCATCTTCTTCATCTCTTTTTCTCTTCCCTGGGACGCGCATTAAATGATAATTTTCCTTCAGGAAGGATATCAATGTTTTCGGTAACAGCAATTTGTCAATTTGTTCAAATTCGACaatttctaatatttttcttCTGCACAACTCTTTCAGTTTTCCACCTGAAGAACCAAAGAATggaaatagaaataaaacacTTGTCGAGCACGCGAACTCGTGGATTCATTCACGAGCCAACGCTCGTTCAAGACGAGTTCGCCATCATGCATATTTCGGTCACCCCATTGTCGTGCACCATACATACTCTTACATTCCTATGTCGTGTATTTCTCGCACAAAGACTTGCtatcattttgaataaaaaaacggGTAATATTATAATAAAATCGAAAACAAAACCTCTGTAAACGTACCTTTCACAGCATACGAAACACGTTTGGTTGATCCGTAAACGTCAAAGACAACGTATAAATCTTGATCGGCCGGCACACCAGTTTGTATCTTCAAAAGACGTTTGTTATCATGGTAAAAATGCAATTCACCATTAGGTCGAACTTGCAGACCTGTCaataaatcacattttaaaacatactgagcaatttttaagtttaaaaaaatggtcAACATAAGTCAAACGGAAGTCAAACGGAAAATAGCGATCCCtgaaccaaaacaaaaaaaaaaggttaCTCACCAACAACATCATTTACAGATAGTGAatgcaaatttaaatttatcttgGTCTCTTTTTGATAATGATGTATAGTATGACCTGACCAAatccaaaatttttttgtattctctTTATTTCCGATGAAATCAGTCAATGCACGGAGTTTACCCATTTCCAGGCCATCGGGACAGTACGTTGTAACTCCAAAACGctgtaaaaaatacaaatattgcTATATATACAATACAATATCGTATATAGTTTGTGTTTGTTTCTTTCAACTCTGGCTATACATGTTTTTCTATTGAAAAAAACATGAAGTCTGGTTTCCATTAAATCATTTAGGGTTGCAGCAACAAGGCATTAAAGATGGAGGTTGGTAATTTCTTTAAAGTGAAAGTTGGGGAGGGTGTTAATAAATTGAAATGGGTAAGTTTTTTAATTCATACACCTGTAAAAGGATAGGCAGTTTAGCTGCATGTACACCTGCATTCCTTAtgatgttttaaagacttgaaaTATGAACATTTTAATTTCCTTCGTTTCAGAATTCTACAACTATTTTCTCAATCTGGATAATTTTAGAATGTCTAATTTTGGTTGCTAGTTTTAATATGGAgggttttaattaatttatatgCGTGATAAAATTTCCCTAAATTTGGTGTCGTTCCTCCTACAATTATGTTACCAGAAGTATGCAAGAAGTCTTAAAAAGCCTTTACAATGCAGGGAATATTGATTTTACATGCAtttcacagtttttaaaaagttatgcagcacTGATTATTAGACCTAacctttttttatcaatattaaaAAACACCGCTAGACATTAGCACACACAAAAAACGAATTACACCCATACAATGCATAATATAtacataattatttatttattttgctaaAAACTGTTTAAATAACACAAAACTTACCAGTGAGCCTGCCCATTTATCCTCTTTAGCTTCAATTCTTAACTGAAATATTTCAGAGTTTTTTACATGCAAAGGTCGTGAACTAAAAGTAACACCATGATCAAAGCTATCTCCAGTTCTTTCAGCTACTTGCCTGTTGTTAGATAAACATACATTTTTTCCGCAGTTTAAATGAAATACCATTGAAGAGTCATCTTTTTGCATTTCATTTCACTATAAAagcattgtaaaatttaaagaGAATCTCATTTTGTAAAgattgaaataagtttatttaatGTTTAGCAAACACTAGCAATTTGTTATAGACATATCCAGTGTGTATAATTGGTCTTATAACAAAAACGAATTAGACAAAGGTGAACTTGACAGATATTGGATCCCACTAACAAAAAATTTCtattatatataattaacaAATTATATAAGAGCTATTTTTTGTAACAGTACGAGAAACGTTTCCGTTGGTTAAGATTTTATAGCTGTTTGAATATTTGCTCTTTTTGGACCATTTTAACACATTTCTGGGTCCTCTGTTTAAAATTATATCAATCAGATTTTTTCGTTGTATCTTCTTTTATTTCATATGGATTCTGTGTTAATCTCTGAGTTCTATGGATTGTTGATTTAGTTAAAATTTATAGTTTAAAACCACCTATAGcacctgttttttaaaaaaatggaccAAATCCCTTACTTTGAGGCCAAAATTTGGTTGCCATATTTCTGTACAACTTAATGTTTTcttgtagaaaaaaaaaaagaaaatacagcTAACTGGAAACAAATTTGTATGCTTCAGTAATGAGAACAGAGGGTTCAACGTTGAAGTACAACTTACACCACTTGTAGAAATTTAAATATGGCTGTACTAATTACGAAAAGGCTTATTCTGTATTTTAAGTTCCCATTGGGTTCCAATATACAACATTTGGGCCATGCCATAGAAAAGTTTGGATGTTAATGTTTTAACAGGATTCTTACACATGTATAagtaaaaaatctgaaaatgtaAAGGTAATAAATTGCAGAATTTaggtgaaaaaacttttttactgtggttagTAAAATCTTGTATATCTTTAAATCTAAAGTACATGCAAACCACGAACACCGCCACATTAGATAGCCATTTTGAAAACAGAtagttaataataaaataattatttaattttttctttatcagTTGCATAAATTAGTTTAATACATTAgcttgtaaacaaatatggccaAGTTACTCACTAAAAACTTTTGCTTTTCCTTGTATTAAAAGAAAGTGATGATCAATCGCTCATAATTAtgttttaatat
The genomic region above belongs to Hydractinia symbiolongicarpus strain clone_291-10 chromosome 4, HSymV2.1, whole genome shotgun sequence and contains:
- the LOC130641321 gene encoding neuralized-like protein 4, which encodes MQKDDSSMVFHLNCGKNVCLSNNRQVAERTGDSFDHGVTFSSRPLHVKNSEIFQLRIEAKEDKWAGSLRFGVTTYCPDGLEMGKLRALTDFIGNKENTKKFWIWSGHTIHHYQKETKINLNLHSLSVNDVVGLQVRPNGELHFYHDNKRLLKIQTGVPADQDLYVVFDVYGSTKRVSYAVKGGKLKELCRRKILEIVEFEQIDKLLLPKTLISFLKENYHLMRVPGKRKRDEEDEMGPDKKRLR